GGAAAACGATGGACAAACATTTTTTTGGCCACCTTTAAAGATTTTTCCTTGCTTACCGCCAGCTCCATCTGTCGCTTCAAATTCCGTGTATCTGCTGTGGGTAAAAAACCGGCCGCATAGAACAGCAATGAATCCTCACCCACCCAACAAATGGAGCAATTTGCAGCAACCGCTGTTTTTACAGCTTCATGGGTTATACTGGTTCCGGGTCCAAGAAGCAGGGTGTTTAAAGTTGCTACAGGCAATCTGACCACATGGCATTCTGAATCAATCCATTTGACACTGCTGTCATCAATTTCCAAACGCCCGCGCTCCAAGTAGATAAATGGGTATTTGTCTTTAACCTGGGGCAGGGATTCTCTGGTTACCTTGATGAACAAACGGTTTTTTGCCATAGATCAATCCATTCTAATTACTGTCACCCGGCGGTCACGATATTTTTTTTCCGGTCCAAATTGTAGCGGCACATCATCCAAAGTAAATATCTCATCTCCATCGTGCTCTCCTTGAAGCACTTTGAATTCAGGTGTCCGGTTTTTTTCCCTGGCGAGGTCATCCGACATATTGAATGCATCCTCTGCTGCCGAAAATTCACCCTGGAAAATATATTCGGTCGGTGCACAGGTTTTACGGCCCAGATACAATTCCCAAACAGGCTGTTTCAAACAATTTACCACATTTTTCAATTCAGAAGATGGCACTTGTGTTGCCGCCGCAAATGCCATGTCCTGAATATAGTAGCGGTAGGTAATTTTGGTTCCGCCGCCAACCGCTTTTGTACCATCATTTTTTTTCGGTACAAGCAGATTCTGCCAAGGATCACTGATATCATATCCGCTTCCCACCATATGAAAATCTCGTAAAAGCGGTTCTCCGCTCGCTGGGTTATTTTCGGCTGCCATCCGCTTGTATGCTACGACCTGCAGATCAAGATCAGCAAATTGCGCCAGCCGTTCTTTTTGTTGTCCTCCTGCACCAAGCGCGCAGAAAATAAGGCCCAGTAATCCGGATTTGGTGGGAAAATCAAGGGTTTCCCTTCTGCCAAACTTTGAATCATATCCCCAGGCCTGGAGAGGCGCCTCCAACCATAGAAGTATATATGGATCAGGCATGTGTTTTCCTTTAGCTGATGTGGGTTTGTAATGATTGAATTAAATTATCCAGATTGAATGTTTCATCTTCCCCCCACTCATAATCACCTATTTTGCCATATACTGACCCGGACAATTTTTCTTTTTTGTCGATGTAGGTTTTCAGGTAATCGATACTGGGCGCAAGATATCCTCCTGACTTAGGCTGAATCGGTGTTTCAAACGGAATTTGCAGCCGTTGCCCCTTTCGCACGAGTACCTTTGCAAATTCCCAGGGGGAAGCCCCTGACTGGGTTGCCTGCCGGGCCCCGGGTACGGCCAGATACAAAGCTTTTGTAAAAACTTCCACCGCTTTTTTGAGTTCTTCATTGTCCAATGTTTGAGCGAGTTGCCCCAAGTCAAGACTGATATATCGGTAATATGTTGCCGAATTAAATTCCAGACTTCCCATATGAGCCGAACCCGGTTCATCTTGAAGATCATCCACAGCAGTGAAAAACTCGACCTCGTTACTGACCTTATGCGTAGAGATTGCATGGGAAAATGAACAGGCTGCTTCGATATTCAATTCAGGGGCCTTGGCGATCATGCGCCCGAAAAGAGCGATATCCAAAGCATCAAGATTTTTGTTGACGACTTTTTTTGAAATTTTTTTAAGATCATTTGCTTTGATTTTGTCTGGTTGGAAATCAAATTTTCGTGCATGCTCGGCAAACGCTTCCGCCTCCTTGTCGCTGAAAAAAAGCAAGGTATCATCACTGAATTCTTTGGCAATTTTTTCCCCGCAAGCCAATGCTGCTTCCTCATCAGCACTTGCATTCAAGCAGGCTTTGGCAATATATTTTGCCACTTTTTTGGTCCTTGTGCCCAATTTAACTCCCAGTTCTGCCATGGTCAACCGAACCTGACGTTTCCAGCATTGTGAACTGACACGAGCCCTGGTAACACCTCCGATGATGGCGGTTTTGGGAGCACCAACATCATCACGGTTCAGGCAGGTAACAGGAAACGATTGCAGGATATGATACTCAATGCGCATACTTTCAAAAAAAGATTTCATGGTTGTGTCCTCATCATTAAAACAGGTTATTTGATTGTGGTACAATTTGGAGCAGACCGCAGCCAAAGGCACGCCCCCGGCCAATCCCCTGCTGAAAAGCAGTGGAAAATTTTTCTTTGTCAACGACTTGAATAACCCCCTCCATGGTGGCTTTGGAAAGAGTAATCAAATGATGGTTTTTGTTTTTGAACTGCAGAACATCCATCTTGTTGACCTGCAAATGCCGGTTGTTTGCCGAGAATCCCCAGCTTTTTTCAGATCTGTCCATAAACCATTTCATGACAGCATCCCGGGTTTTCATGGGAATCAGCCGGCGTGTTTTATTATCCCTTATGCAAGGATTCATAATGACCTTGAAGCGATAAGTTTTGTGATCAAGGAAAGCGGAATCAATTTTTTTGGTTTCAACCGAACCATATCGGCCTTCGACCTGAGAGGCAGGCATCCGATCCGATACCATCAGAATCTGCCTCCCATAAAAAGTACCTCCCTGATCTGCATATACAATACCACTTTGCCGGGCCGCTTTTTTCTCATTTGACGAACGCACATCATCGAACAGGCTGTATACGACCCGGTGAACTGCATAGGGATCTTTGATTTTCAGATGATTCACTGCTTTCCTGTCTAAATTCAATACACTGGCAAACATCATTTTCTTCATTTTTCATCCCCTTGTTCGCTGGAATTGTATCGATAAAATTCCTGTGCCCATTGGGCCTTGACTGCCTGTGGATCCCAGTAGAATCTTAACAATTGTTTTAATATCCAGGCATAATCGAGTATCTGGCGGGATTTGCTGTGTATCAGGGAAAACAAAGGCCGAATGATACGGCATACTTCGCTGGTATCATGACAAGCCAATAACCGCCGAAGCTTTGCCCTGGCCTGATTCCCGGCATTGCCATCTTCGTAACAGGATGCGATGCCCTGACCCAAAGTCAATTGCCCCGATTTTTCCGGCTTGGCTTTTGCAATAGCTGCTGCAACAGTGGCATATGGCAGCCGAAGGTATTTTTTTTCAAGATCGATGCCATAAGAAGCCAGGATTTCCCAGCTTTGATATTCAGTGGCAGGATTGTCAGAGCGTTTCAAACGAGCGGCATACCCTTTGTTTTTCAGACACATGTCAATGATGCCAAGAACAAATAGGGTGGGTTTGTCCGGAGGGGGTGCGATGTGGCCTGGATCGGGAGTGTTCATTGTTTTTCCTCCTTTTTCAAATAAGTTGACAAGTTGGGCCGGCATTTTGCCCAGGTTTCCATCTGCCGGGCTGTATCTCTGGGACAGAAATGATCATAAATTCTGTAGATATGTTTTGAAAACTGTTGGCGCAAACGATACCTTTCATCTGCAAATTCGGGATCATCCCCGCATGAATCGATCAATTTTTGAAAATGATTCTCGATTAATTGCCAGAACAGATTGGTTGATTGGGCGGCAAAGCCCTGCCCCAATGTTAATTGTCCCGGTTTTTTAATCTTGGCTTCGAAATATCTGAAAATGCATCCATAAAGAACCGAGGCAATTTTTTCCAGTGCAGCCATCTCAATTTCCAGGCGATTGAACCATATGCTGTTGATCAGTCTCCCAGCCAGCTCCACTTCTGATTCCACAAAATCATCATTACCTGAGACATATTGCTCACCGGCATTACTGCTCACCCGGAGCCCGGCAGACCATACTGCAAAATTTTCATTCACAGCGCCTGCCCTGGGAAGAGATATTCGCAGTTGCATACAGTCGAAATTACCTCGTCCCTGCTTTATAAAACCAAGCAGGGCAGGCAACTGCCGCCAAGGTCTTTTTTCCGGATCGACCCACAGCACCTTGTTTTTATTTCCGCTGGTATCAATAGCTATGCTTGGATCATAGATGCCGTCAAGGTAATTCATATGGGATATGCCCTCGGAATAATGTACCCCGTTCGGAGTGAAGAGGCAGAAACGACACACGGGGATCAACCTCCCCAACAGCGATTTCTTCAATAACTGGGCTACTGGGCAGTCTTCACCTTCTGGCATTTTTTCCCAAGGTGCGGTTCCAAGTCCTCCAGAAAATATGCCAGCCTCTGAAATATTTTCAGCGGTCAACAGATTCAACAAAAGAGTTTGTATCAATGAATTACCTAAAATAAAGTTGTGCATCAATCCCATATGAGCGACTGCCGGACCAGGTTTTCCTGTTGTGGGTTTCCCGTTATCTTTGTTCTTTCCTTTATATGCTTTGGTCAACACCACAGAATTATCAGTTTTCTTACCGCCGAGGGCGGACCCCATCAGGACAAGGAGCAACAACGCTCTGTCTGCATCACCCAACCTCTGTTCTACTTGTGAATTGAACAATACCGTTGTATTGCCGGTCGCAATTTCTGGAATCAGCGCACCCTCGCTTTGTTCCCTTGCCATAGATATTTCCGGCAGTTGTAAAAAAGGTTTTTCACCATACAGAAAAAAACGGTCATGCCACTTTACCAGATAGTTCAGACATTGATCAGCCAAAACTTGGGGAGTCAGTTTTTCCCATTCAAATTCATCTGCCGGGGTTGCCGCTGCCTGGGCAATCGCCAGCAGAAATTTGAATAGGGCTATTTTCTGCAAGGAATTTCCTCCCAGTCGCCGATAGGCCAAATTTGAAAAAAACTGCTCCAAACTAATCCGGCCGATGTCTGCAACAGGAATCCAGGGTTCCTCTATCAAATTAAAACGGTTTTTCATGATTTGATTTCCTTATGTTTGGACATTCGATAACCAAGATCGCTTCGATATTGAATCCGAAATTTGTCGTGTAACGGTGCCCCCTGATAACCGCACAGTTCCCCGGTATCATCAACGATCGCCACACGGAGCAATGCCTCATCATAGGCAGGGTTACCAAGGTAGAGGCAATTACCCAGGCCTGTTTTAAAAAGAGTGTCTTTTTGCAGAGGAATCGGCGCATGATTCGGTTTCACATGAACCATCTGATTCATCAACCTGATTGACATGGACCGCCAAGCTTTTTTTGTCAATCTATGCCGATGCCAAGGCAGGACAACATTTTCTCCATCAATCAACCTCAGATTGGTGGATTGATTGTCTGAATCAAGGGCCATATGCCTCAACAAGAGCACTTCCAGGGTGTCCATTTCGCTGTAACGGGTTTGGGCCTTTGACTCAGGCAGGGTTTTAGCACCTCTGGACAAGGTCATGTGTGCCAGCTGTTCTAAAGACATACGGCCTTTTTTATGCCGGTTACCTGAATTTAATTCTCTCAACAACCTCGCCATAATTCCTGATTCCTCCCTGGTACGATAAGAATCTTCCACAAGACTGCGGATATCTCTGGGAAGAATGATTTCATCCTTATGGCGCCATATCTCGAAACTTCGACAAAGGATGTAGGTGTCATAAATCAAACTGTTAATACCGAATGCCTTACCTGGTTCGGCTTCGACGGCATTTGGATCGGGAATGAGCAGCCATACCTCTCTTTGTGCCACTTTATTTCGCGGGGCTTTATCATGTCTCCACAGCCGACCGATTCTTTGCAGTATCATATCTGTAGGACAGAACCGGGTAATCAAAAAATCTGCATCAATATCCAGAGACTGCTCCAGGACTTGTGTTCCAACCAATATTCTCCCTTTCCGGTTTCTGCTTTTCCAACCGGATTTTCCAAACTGGTTCACCCAGTAATTTTCTTTATCCTGACGATGCATTGCCGTATAACGGGAGTGCAGCAAACCGCATTCTATGCCTGACTCCGCTCCTCTGGCTGCCAGATCCAGATAACAGTTCTGGGCATCAGCAACACTGTTTTCCACCCATAGAATTTGCTGACCCTTGTAAGCCCTTCTTAATGCTTCCTCAATTGCAATTGATTCTTCACACACGGATTGAATCTTCACTGTATACGATTGAGGCGGTTTCACGGAAATTTCCCTGCATCCTGAATTCTTTCCAACCGCAGTAATTAATGGATACCTCATCTCTGATACATCTTGTTGAACCAGTTGTTTTCTGCGTTCCCGACTCAAGGTGGCGCTCAAAATAATCACTGTGCAGTTCAGCGCTTTGAGCAATTCAACCAAGGCATATAAAATAGTCCCAGTATAAAAATCATAGGTGTGCACTTCATCGAGAATCACGACCTTTCCAGCCAGGCCAAATGCCCGAACAAATCCGTGTTTGACATTCATTACCGCCATCAATGCCTGATCGATTGTTCCCACAGAAAAAGGGGCGAGCAACCCGCGTTTGGAGGTGTTGAACCACGTTCCACCCGGCCGGCCGTCTTCTCCCATCTCCGTCTGCTCAAGTATCCAGGCATTGCCATGCAATAAAAGGGCTTTTCGATGAATACATTCAGGTTGGAGGATATTTCTCAAAAACACATTGAACCGATCATATATTTTGTTTGAAGTCAGTTGGGTAGGTAAAGCAAAGTAAATACCGGTAGCCTGCTTTGTAGCAAGCATCTGATATGCTGCATACAGAGCCGCCTCTGTTTTGCCATACCCCATGGGAGCTTCAAAAACATAGAGACCCGGAGCCGATACCGTTTCTATAAACTTTGATTGAAGCGGATAGGGATCAAACTCTTCTGAACCCTCTATTTTGAAAACCGTTTTAAAATTCAATCTCTTCTTCACGAGAGGCGAGACAAATCCAGCATCATCAATAGACCGAGAGATCCGGTCATGCCATTTCTTTTCGGGTTCTTCAAAATAAGCTCCCGAGCCGATCCAGTCCGCCACTGATGTCAAACCGGCAATGAGTCGAGCCTGAACCGGAGATTCAATGACAGGCCAAATGACCTGGAGATAATTTGACAACGCTTCGATCAGTTGCACTCTTTCTTGTTGCCAAGCTTTACCCCCGAACACCTCTCCTTCAGCTTTGGATCCCCTCACCGGTGGACTGTAACCATGGTGCTGGCCCACAATTTCAGGAATATATTTGCCCACATTCATGTCTGACAGAGAAATTTGACTTGTTCCGGCATGCCCCCCCCAATTACGCTCCAGCTGAGAGGAAATTTTTTCGAGAGCAGGACAGAGGCCGTGAAGATTATCATCAATATTGTCAAATATTTTTTTCTGAAAAGTAGGGCTTACTTTACCCACATCATGGGAACCGGCGATCAGTTCAACCCCTTTGGGATAGATGGCTGCCGTTGAGTCTGGTAACCGGTTGATCAATTCTCTTGCGATTTCAGAGACTATCAGACAATGCTCTAAAACAGTCCGACCAGATGTAGTTTTTCCTGTAGGACACGTGTAGGTTTTGGCTAAGCATTTTGAGTAGGGGATGGACAAGATCGATTGGTCCTGTTCAGTATGATGTAGTTTCCCCTTTTTTAAGCGAATCATAAAGATTCCTTGTTATTTAAATCATTTAATATCGGTTATTCTCAGCCTCTCAATTAATTGTCTGATGTGTTGTATCTCTTCTGTGTCAGTAGCCTTGGTTTCAGCAGTGAGCAGCAGATCAAAAAACCGGCCGTTGGGGGTGAGGCAGCGGCGGGAGGCATCCGGTTCTATGGGGCCGTTGGCAGCGTAAAAATCTTTTATTTGGGTATCAAGGGTATTTCTGGTGGGATCGGAGATCAGATCCAGCTCGTGGAGCCGGTAGAGAAAGGTCTGGGCAGACACACCGAACCGGTGTTTGATACGAAGGAGAAGGTCCCAGGACCAGGCATCTCTGGATACGCCCAGCTGGCCGACCGTGGCGCGCACGGCAGGTTCGGGCATCAGAAAGGTGGAAGCAAAGCGTCCGGCGGCACGGGCCGGGTTGATGGGCCGGCCGGTATCCTCTTCAGATGGGGGGAACAAAGGGGTTTTCCGGCGGTTCATCTGGTTGGACACCAGGATGCTGCCCAGTTCTCTGGCAAGGGAGAACAGCTGTTTTTCCGTATTGTTCCGGGCGTTGATAAAAAAGAAGGCATTGTGAAATGCGGGTTCGTAAAATGAGACGGATTCCATTGAGGCAGCGCCCCGGGGAAAGGGAAAGAGGATGACCCGCAGTCCCGCGTTTTCAAACAGCTCAAGATAGTCAAACACCACGGCATCGCCCGTGGCCAGATAAGTGCGCATCCGGGCCGCCAGCGTTTCCATGCCCGGATAGTCGGGATCAAACGGGATGGACAGGGGCACGGTGGCATGTTTGGGCACCCGGCAGATATCTTCCAGGGCATGGAACGCGGCCATGATCTCCCGGCAGGCATTCATGAGGACTGCGGCAAGGGGGGCCGGTGCCGGATCCAGTGAAATGAAACAGGTATCCGTAGTTTCCGTGGTTGCCACGGGGGCCTGGTGGATGGGATCCGGGGAGAACAGGGTGTCCACGGGCACATTGAAAGCCGTGGACAGTTGATAGATCACCATGGCTGACGGCAGATTGATGCCTCTTTCGATGCGGCCCAGGGCCACTTTGTGAATATCGATGCGGGAAGACAGATCTTCCAGGGTCCAGTTTCTGGACCGTCTTAGAAATCGAATGTTTCTGCCTATGAAAGAGAGATCAGCAGTCATGATGGATTAAAAAACCATATAGATTTTTTCTTGTCAAGAAATATTGTTTATTTGGTAATAAAAAAATGAAATCATATCAAGATGACTGTTTTGGTTGAACTGGCCGGGCTTTGTCATTTTCGAAAATCCAGGGCCTCTGCATTGTCCTTGATGATATTTCCACTGGTTGATTCAATCAATTTGTTTTCCCCTCACATGCAACTATTCGAAATTATAGAATAGTTGTCTTCGGCTGATTCATTTCTCTTTCATACCCATTTTTCAAAGGGCTGATAATCAGTGGACACTTCTGCTTTCGGATGAATTTCTGGAAAAGAAAAGAGGACTTTCGTTTTTTAAAGTTGTTCGAGCGAATGCGATTGTTAAGGCTTTTTTTCAGGATTCTGTCTATTGTCAAAAACCGAATGAAGAACTATTTCATTTTCTTCGACTGTATAAAACACAGTAAATGGAAATCGTCTAACCACACAACCTCTGAAGTTTAGATAATGAATTCTGTACATTGCATAATTTTCAATGATTGATTTTACAGCGATTTCTACACAATCCAAAAAATCAAAACCCAGTCCCCGTCTTTGCCTTTCATACCATGCAAATGCGAGGTCCAAATCATCCATAGCTCTGTCTGTATAACGCAGTTTCATTTGTATTTATCGCGCAGACCCTTGTGCACCGACTTCCAATCATGCAATTCCAAGCTTCCTTGCTTATATTCTTCATATCTTTTTTTCAGTTCCCGCTTTTGCCATTCAGGCATGGGTATTTCAGAATTGCTGGCGGCAATGGCATCCCAAATATCTTCAACAAGAAGCAACTTTTCAGATAGCTCCAGCCTGCTGATTTCATCTTTGATTTGATCTGGTCTCATTTGATCACCTTAAAAATGTACTGGCCCAAGTGGGCAAGAAGAATTTATCATCATTTTGATAACATTGATTTTTCCAGAACACAACAAGAACCTTCAATGGTTCATAAATTCAGTGATGCCTGGTGTTCTGCTGAAGGCTGATCCTGACCGGAACCTGTTTCGCCTGACTGAGGATAAAAAACCATTTGAAATTTTATTCCGGCATAGTACAAATACAGGGTGATTATTTCCATGACATTTGATCCGGCATTTGATTTTTTTCTGGCGAAACGCCATAAAGGAAGGGATCTGGCATATCCGTTGACCCGCAGCGCATCGGTCAAGGATATCATCGAGTCTTCAGGGGTTCCCCATACCGAGGTGGGAAGGATCTGTTTCAATGATCAGGATATTGATTTTTCCTTTATTCCGGATACGCCGGGAAAACTGGATATTCATGCCGTGGATGCGCCGTTTGACGTGGGTTCCCCGTCTTTGCTGCGGCCGGAACCCCTGGACCGGGTCCGGTTCGTCGCGGATGTGAATGTGCTCAAACTGGGGCGGCTGCTCATTCTGCTGGGATTTGACGTGGCCTGTTCTTCATCGTTTTCAGATCAGGAGATCGCAGATCTGTCGCAATCTGAATCCCGCATTGTCCTGACCCGGGACACCACGCTGCTGAAGCGCAAAAAAATTGTGTTTGCCCGAAGAATCCGGTCCAATCTTCCCTATGACCAGGTGGTGGAGGTGATGGATTTTTTCGGACTCCGGGATCAGACCGCGTTTTTTTCCCGGTGCACCCAATGCAACCAGCCCCTGAAGAAAGTGGCCAAAACCGATATTCTTCACCGGCTGGAACCCAAAACCAGAAAATATTTTTTTGATTTTTTCCAATGCCCGACGTGTGGGAAAGTGTTCTGGAAAGGCTCCCATTATGAAGCCATGAAAAAAACATTCACCTCTCATGGCCTGAAAGATCCCGACAAATGATAAAAGCAAAAGCAGTCCGGTCTCCGCTTAACACTGAAAACTTAACACTTAACACTTTTATCTAAAGGAGATACACACCCCGCCCATGTTCCTCCCCACATTTACCACGGTTTTTTCCGCTGTTTTCCAGTTGTTTATCATTTCGGCTGTTGCCGGGGTCCTGGTGCGCACAAAGATTGTGTCCCAGACCCATATTCAGGCCCTGTCCGCTGTGACTGTCAATATTTTTCTGCCCTGTCTGATCGTGGTCAAGACCGTGAGCCAGTTTGATCCGTCCGGGTTTGCCCAATGGTGGATTTTGCCGCTGTCCGGGGTCCTGATCAGTCTGGCCGGGCTGGGGATGGCATTTGCGCTGTTCGGCCGCAGACCGGAAAAACGGGCGTATATCTCCATGGCCAGTTTTCAGAACGCCATCTATATTGTGCTGCCCATCGGACAGCTGGTGTTTCCGGACCAGTTCGACCGGCTGGCCCTGTATTGTTTTCTGCTGATCCTGGGCCTGTCTCCCATCATGTGGAGCGTGGGCAAGGTGCTGATCAGCGGGGACAAGGATGCCGCCATCCGGTGGCAGGATTTTGTCACTCCGCCCCTGGTGGCGACCCTGGCCGCCATCTTTCTGGTGGTATCCGGCACATCCGCGGCCATACCGGATAGCCTGTTGTCTGCCATGGACCTGCTGGGCCAGGCCACCGTGCCTTTGGCCGTGTTTATTTTGGGCGCCACCCTGGGCGGCATTTCTTTGAAAGACATGCCGCCGTTTGCCGATGTGATCCGGGTCACAGGGGTTAAATTCATTCTGATGCCGGCAGCCGCCTTTGCCGTGATGTATGGGCTGGGGCTTTATCAGAGTATGCCGCTGTTTTGCAGCGTCATCATCCTCCAGACATCGTCCCCGCCGGCCACCAACCTGATTCTCATGGTGAGAAACTATGGGGGGGATGCCCGGTCCGTTGCCAGCATGATGCTGCTCCAGTATCTGGTGTGCATCCTGGCCATGCCGCTGTGGCTGTCTTTGTGGCAGACATTCACCCGCTGATGTTGGCGGGTTTTCTTTTGCATTACACCCGGTTTTGCCGTATCATGAATTTGTCACGTATACAGAAAATAAATCAAAGGATCTGTTCATCATGAAAAATCTTATGATCTGTTTTTCAGCCGGGTGTATCGGCGGTCTGGCCAACAGCCTTGTGGTATGGCAGTTTGGAGAAAACGGGGTTGCCCAGTGGCTGGGCGTATCCATTGCACCGGCCCTGACACCTTCGTGGCTGTATCCGAGAATCGTGTGGGGCGGCATCTGGGGATTGGTGTTCATCCTTCCGTTTTTAAAATCCCGGTATATGCTCAAAGGCAGTCTGCTGAGTCTTTTTCCCACAGCGGTTCAGCTTTTTTATATTTTTCCTTATGTGAGCGGCAAAGGATTTGCCGGCATGGATCTTGGCATGTGGACTCCCGGTCTGGTGGTTGTTTACAACTGGGTCTGGGGAATTGTCACGGCCGTATCTATCCGGTTTTCAAGGTAAGCCTGAAAAAGAGGGGCGGCGGTTATGATCCGGATAATATGTCATGGACCTTTCCGGCAATGTCCTGCATGGAAAACGGCTTCTGGATAAACGATGTCTGCTGGATCTCCCCGGCCTGCCCGGCAATGATATTGTCCGTGTAGCCGGACATGAACAACAGCCGGATTTTTGGGAAAAGTGCCGTCATCTGCCGGGCCAGGTCCCGGCCGTTCATTTCCGGCATGACCATATCCGTGATGAGCAGGTGAATTTTGCCGTGGCGGGTTTTGGCCAGATCCAGGGCCGCTTTGGGAGATGTTTCCGTCAATACCGTGTATTTCAGTTGTTCAAGCATGGTTTCAAGCAGTTCCAGTATGGCGGTTTCATCCTCCACCACCAGTATGGTCTCCCCGTTGCCCGCAGGAATATTTTCGGGGGACTCTTTTTTCGGGGTCACAACAACATCCTTGTACCGGGGCAGGAAAATATCGAATGTGGCGCCTTTTTCCGGCCGGGAATCCACATGAATGAACCCCTGGTTTTGTTTGACAATGCCATACACCGTGGACAATCCTAAGCCCGTGCCTTTTCCCACTTCCTTGGTGGTGAAAAAAGGATCAAACAGATTGTCCAGGGTATGCTGATCCATGCCGCATCCGTCGTCGGTCACGCGCAGCCGCACGAATTCGCCCGGAATGACCCCTGAAAGATCAGAATCCTCCTGTTCATAAAATACTTTTGTTTCTGTTTTTATGGTGATATGCCCCACATCCTTGATGGCATCCCGGGCGTTCACGCACAGGTTGGCCATAATCTGGTGGATCTGGGAGGGATCCATTTGCACGGCCCCGGTGTTGTCACCGGGTTCCCACACCAGATCGATGTCCTCACCCAAAAGCCGGCGCAGCATCGTCAGCATGCCTTCCACGGTCTGGTTCAGATCCAGTACCCGGGGGGAAATGGTCTGTTTTCTGGCAAATGCCAGCAGCTGCCGGGTGATGTCTGCCGAGTGTGTGGCCGCATTTCGGATCTGCTGCACATGGTTGTACAAGGGTGCGGCGGAATCGAGTTTATCCAGTGCCAGGTCCGCGTGCCCGAGAATCACATTGAGCATGTTGTTGAAATCATGGGCTATCCCGCCCGCCAGCCGCCCGATGGACTCCATTTTCTGTGTCTGTAAAAGCTGCAATTCCAGGTGGTGTTTTTCCGTTACATCCAGCAGAAAGCCCCGGATATGATCCAGGCGGCCGTTTTCATCAAACACGGCGGCCGCGTTTTCAATGAGATGAATCAGGCTGCCGTCGGTTTTCCTGAATTTGGTTTCATAGGCAGACACTTTCCTTTTTTCAACCAGAGTATCCAGAAATTGCCTGCGTTCCTCA
Above is a window of Desulfotignum balticum DSM 7044 DNA encoding:
- the cas5e gene encoding type I-E CRISPR-associated protein Cas5/CasD, which encodes MPDPYILLWLEAPLQAWGYDSKFGRRETLDFPTKSGLLGLIFCALGAGGQQKERLAQFADLDLQVVAYKRMAAENNPASGEPLLRDFHMVGSGYDISDPWQNLLVPKKNDGTKAVGGGTKITYRYYIQDMAFAAATQVPSSELKNVVNCLKQPVWELYLGRKTCAPTEYIFQGEFSAAEDAFNMSDDLAREKNRTPEFKVLQGEHDGDEIFTLDDVPLQFGPEKKYRDRRVTVIRMD
- the cas6e gene encoding type I-E CRISPR-associated protein Cas6/Cse3/CasE: MKKMMFASVLNLDRKAVNHLKIKDPYAVHRVVYSLFDDVRSSNEKKAARQSGIVYADQGGTFYGRQILMVSDRMPASQVEGRYGSVETKKIDSAFLDHKTYRFKVIMNPCIRDNKTRRLIPMKTRDAVMKWFMDRSEKSWGFSANNRHLQVNKMDVLQFKNKNHHLITLSKATMEGVIQVVDKEKFSTAFQQGIGRGRAFGCGLLQIVPQSNNLF
- the casB gene encoding type I-E CRISPR-associated protein Cse2/CasB, with amino-acid sequence MNTPDPGHIAPPPDKPTLFVLGIIDMCLKNKGYAARLKRSDNPATEYQSWEILASYGIDLEKKYLRLPYATVAAAIAKAKPEKSGQLTLGQGIASCYEDGNAGNQARAKLRRLLACHDTSEVCRIIRPLFSLIHSKSRQILDYAWILKQLLRFYWDPQAVKAQWAQEFYRYNSSEQGDEK
- the casA gene encoding type I-E CRISPR-associated protein Cse1/CasA; this encodes MKNRFNLIEEPWIPVADIGRISLEQFFSNLAYRRLGGNSLQKIALFKFLLAIAQAAATPADEFEWEKLTPQVLADQCLNYLVKWHDRFFLYGEKPFLQLPEISMAREQSEGALIPEIATGNTTVLFNSQVEQRLGDADRALLLLVLMGSALGGKKTDNSVVLTKAYKGKNKDNGKPTTGKPGPAVAHMGLMHNFILGNSLIQTLLLNLLTAENISEAGIFSGGLGTAPWEKMPEGEDCPVAQLLKKSLLGRLIPVCRFCLFTPNGVHYSEGISHMNYLDGIYDPSIAIDTSGNKNKVLWVDPEKRPWRQLPALLGFIKQGRGNFDCMQLRISLPRAGAVNENFAVWSAGLRVSSNAGEQYVSGNDDFVESEVELAGRLINSIWFNRLEIEMAALEKIASVLYGCIFRYFEAKIKKPGQLTLGQGFAAQSTNLFWQLIENHFQKLIDSCGDDPEFADERYRLRQQFSKHIYRIYDHFCPRDTARQMETWAKCRPNLSTYLKKEEKQ
- the cas7e gene encoding type I-E CRISPR-associated protein Cas7/Cse4/CasC, translating into MKSFFESMRIEYHILQSFPVTCLNRDDVGAPKTAIIGGVTRARVSSQCWKRQVRLTMAELGVKLGTRTKKVAKYIAKACLNASADEEAALACGEKIAKEFSDDTLLFFSDKEAEAFAEHARKFDFQPDKIKANDLKKISKKVVNKNLDALDIALFGRMIAKAPELNIEAACSFSHAISTHKVSNEVEFFTAVDDLQDEPGSAHMGSLEFNSATYYRYISLDLGQLAQTLDNEELKKAVEVFTKALYLAVPGARQATQSGASPWEFAKVLVRKGQRLQIPFETPIQPKSGGYLAPSIDYLKTYIDKKEKLSGSVYGKIGDYEWGEDETFNLDNLIQSLQTHIS